Proteins encoded within one genomic window of Acidobacteriota bacterium:
- a CDS encoding acyl-CoA thioesterase has product MTQAEHPPHSPQASQVVMTELVLPADTNNYGHIFGGRVLALADKCAAMAAMRHCRLPVVTASFDRVDFLRPVMAGMIVILTGVVNATFRTSLEVGVTVVAEDPVTGMRAQACRALVTLVAIDASGRSVPVPPLEPQTDEERQRAERARKRRALRLQQRS; this is encoded by the coding sequence GTGACCCAGGCCGAGCACCCTCCCCACTCCCCCCAGGCTTCCCAGGTGGTGATGACCGAACTGGTCCTTCCCGCCGACACCAACAACTACGGCCACATCTTCGGCGGGCGAGTGCTGGCCCTGGCCGACAAGTGCGCGGCGATGGCCGCCATGCGCCACTGCCGCCTGCCGGTGGTCACCGCTTCCTTCGACAGGGTGGACTTTCTCCGCCCGGTGATGGCGGGAATGATCGTCATCCTCACCGGCGTGGTCAACGCCACCTTCCGTACCTCCCTCGAGGTGGGCGTGACGGTGGTGGCCGAAGACCCGGTCACCGGCATGCGCGCCCAGGCCTGCCGCGCCCTGGTCACCCTGGTGGCCATCGACGCTTCCGGCCGTAGCGTTCCCGTCCCGCCCCTCGAGCCCCAGACCGACGAGGAACGACAGCGCGCCGAGCGGGCACGGAAACGCCGCGCTCTGCGCCTGCAGCAGCGCTCCTGA
- the cysE gene encoding serine O-acetyltransferase, translating into MSFWKTLGEDLHVVFERDPAARTGLEVALCYPGVHALWLHRLAHGFWRRGMVLLPRLLSHAARLLTGIEIHPAARIGHRVFIDHGAGVVIGETAEIGDNCVLYQGVTLGGVSLLREKRHPTLEDHVVVGAGAKILGPIRVRHGARIGANSVVIRDVDAGATVVGIPARQVQRRDPRAAEIITLHHERIPDPVLEALADVQRRLDALEHKPETDPETPS; encoded by the coding sequence ATGTCCTTCTGGAAGACACTGGGCGAAGACCTGCACGTCGTCTTCGAAAGAGACCCGGCAGCCCGCACGGGACTCGAGGTAGCCCTGTGCTACCCGGGTGTGCACGCGCTCTGGCTTCATCGCCTGGCCCACGGTTTCTGGCGCAGAGGCATGGTGCTGCTGCCTCGGCTGCTCTCTCACGCAGCCCGTCTTCTCACCGGCATCGAGATCCACCCGGCCGCCCGCATCGGCCACCGGGTCTTCATCGATCACGGTGCGGGAGTGGTGATCGGCGAAACCGCGGAGATCGGTGACAACTGCGTGCTCTACCAGGGAGTGACCCTCGGCGGCGTCAGCTTGCTCCGGGAAAAGCGGCACCCCACCCTGGAAGACCACGTGGTGGTGGGTGCGGGGGCGAAGATCCTCGGTCCGATTCGTGTCCGCCACGGCGCGCGAATCGGCGCGAACTCGGTGGTGATCCGCGACGTGGACGCGGGGGCCACAGTGGTGGGCATTCCGGCGCGACAGGTCCAGCGGCGGGATCCTCGAGCTGCGGAGATCATCACCTTGCACCATGAGCGCATCCCCGACCCCGTGCTCGAAGCCCTGGCCGACGTGCAGCGCCGTCTCGACGCCCTCGAGCACAAGCCGGAAACGGACCCGGAGACCCCCTCGTGA
- a CDS encoding DUF2752 domain-containing protein — MGAMENARSSPQPLARGALGPLSWKLIPVEDSSAQWEIVLALVSVAALAAAVLLPLDLLASWLPPCRFHAWTGFACPSCGVTRGLLALRAGKLGTALAWNPLLVGLALAGAVYGLLSWVIWLLRLPRLRIGLRGGARRRAWWLAGAAVLLNWVWLVMRGGV, encoded by the coding sequence ATGGGTGCGATGGAGAATGCGCGTTCGTCACCGCAGCCCCTCGCCCGGGGAGCACTGGGACCCCTGTCGTGGAAGCTGATCCCGGTGGAGGACTCCTCCGCTCAGTGGGAGATCGTCCTGGCCCTGGTCAGCGTCGCTGCGCTGGCGGCAGCAGTGCTGCTGCCCCTGGACCTGCTGGCCTCCTGGCTTCCACCATGCCGCTTTCACGCCTGGACGGGATTTGCCTGTCCCTCGTGCGGGGTGACCCGTGGTCTGCTGGCGCTGCGCGCGGGGAAGCTCGGCACGGCCCTGGCCTGGAATCCCCTGCTGGTGGGCCTGGCGCTGGCCGGCGCGGTCTACGGCTTGTTGTCCTGGGTGATCTGGTTGCTGCGCCTGCCGCGCCTGCGGATCGGCCTGCGGGGCGGCGCGCGCCGACGAGCCTGGTGGCTGGCTGGAGCTGCCGTACTGCTGAACTGGGTCTGGCTGGTGATGCGCGGCGGGGTTTGA